From the Pseudomonas sp. SORT22 genome, one window contains:
- a CDS encoding EthD domain-containing protein encodes MEKVIYLLWRDTQTPRETFARQLRCELAAQLQAQGAQRLQLNLADSDVDAAAGLRQENNRPLPHACLSLWLDSANASARQPFDRLIMAATARMAAYLVCESEAIGNTRFACAPGERTYGFAQVALLTRPPRLTPQAWLDIWRNHHTAVAIDTQDNFQYVQNLVVQVLTHGAPPIDAIVEECFPPAAMTDPQAFFDAVGDEAKFQRNLAIMMDSCARFIDFDKIDVLPTSQYRL; translated from the coding sequence ATGGAAAAAGTCATCTACCTGCTCTGGCGTGACACCCAGACCCCGCGCGAAACCTTTGCCCGGCAACTGCGCTGCGAACTGGCCGCGCAACTGCAGGCGCAGGGCGCGCAAAGGCTGCAACTCAACCTGGCCGACAGCGACGTCGACGCTGCGGCAGGCTTGCGCCAGGAGAACAACCGGCCGCTGCCGCACGCCTGCCTGTCGCTGTGGCTGGACAGCGCCAACGCCAGTGCCAGGCAGCCGTTCGACCGGCTGATCATGGCGGCAACCGCGCGTATGGCGGCCTATCTGGTGTGTGAGTCCGAAGCCATTGGCAACACACGCTTTGCTTGCGCGCCGGGCGAGCGAACCTACGGTTTTGCGCAAGTAGCCCTGCTGACCCGCCCTCCTCGCCTGACCCCGCAGGCCTGGCTGGACATCTGGCGCAACCACCACACGGCAGTGGCCATCGACACCCAGGACAACTTTCAGTACGTGCAGAACCTGGTGGTGCAGGTGCTGACCCACGGCGCCCCGCCGATCGACGCCATCGTCGAAGAGTGCTTCCCGCCGGCGGCGATGACCGACCCTCAAGCCTTCTTCGACGCGGTCGGCGACGAGGCGAAGTTCCAGCGCAACCTGGCTATCATGATGGACAGCTGCGCGCGCTTTATCGATTTCGACAAGATCGACGTGCTGCCCACCAGTCAATATCGCCTCTAG
- a CDS encoding fimbrial protein produces the protein MINDLVLRTVAYGAALMLGSALSVPCHADNMEFTGTLITPPACVVSDKGGRIDVQFAGSVVPSKIDGQRYRQAIPYQIDCPGAGAPGSSYNMRLTLKAIATQFDPAAVQTSVTDLGIRILLGGTDFILNEPRQIDNSNGAVLPRLEAVPVKNPGATLGNGDFSASALLMAELY, from the coding sequence ATGATCAACGACCTCGTGCTGCGAACTGTCGCCTATGGCGCAGCCCTCATGCTTGGCAGCGCCCTGTCTGTGCCCTGTCACGCCGACAACATGGAGTTCACCGGCACCCTGATCACGCCACCGGCCTGCGTGGTCAGCGACAAGGGTGGCCGCATCGATGTGCAGTTCGCCGGCAGCGTGGTGCCGAGCAAGATCGACGGCCAGCGTTATCGCCAGGCGATCCCCTACCAGATCGACTGCCCGGGTGCCGGTGCCCCCGGTAGCAGCTACAACATGCGCCTGACCCTCAAGGCCATCGCCACCCAGTTCGACCCGGCGGCCGTGCAGACCTCGGTCACTGACCTGGGCATACGCATCCTGCTTGGCGGCACCGACTTCATCCTTAACGAGCCGCGGCAAATCGACAACAGCAACGGTGCCGTCCTGCCGCGGCTGGAAGCCGTGCCGGTAAAGAACCCCGGGGCGACGCTGGGCAATGGCGATTTCAGCGCTTCGGCGCTGCTGATGGCCGAACTCTACTAG
- a CDS encoding nuclear transport factor 2 family protein, with protein sequence MSLEHRVARLEALDAIRQLKHRYFNACDLKQVEVIRDCFAEGEILIDYGPVGTFHDRDSFVALYQQLTCNARVIDLHHGANPEIHLTGDDQAQGRWALYYFNLDGESGATRQLGGIYQDRYRRIDGQWKLIETCFSAHSRVEG encoded by the coding sequence ATGAGTCTGGAACACCGCGTTGCCCGCCTGGAGGCGCTTGACGCCATTCGCCAGCTCAAGCACCGCTATTTCAACGCCTGCGACCTCAAGCAGGTGGAGGTCATCCGCGACTGCTTTGCCGAAGGCGAGATCCTCATCGACTACGGCCCGGTGGGGACGTTTCACGATCGCGACAGTTTCGTCGCGCTCTATCAGCAACTGACATGCAACGCGCGGGTGATCGACCTGCATCACGGCGCCAACCCGGAAATACACCTGACCGGTGACGACCAGGCCCAGGGCCGCTGGGCCCTGTACTACTTCAACCTGGATGGCGAGAGCGGCGCCACGCGGCAACTGGGTGGCATTTACCAGGATCGTTACCGGCGCATCGACGGGCAGTGGAAGTTGATCGAGACTTGCTTCAGCGCTCATTCGCGGGTAGAGGGCTAG
- a CDS encoding TonB-dependent receptor, producing the protein MSQPFLRAPVRLSLLASGLLLSQWSLAQSAPVDFDVPASSLETSLNAVARQSSAQILFASDITAGKSAPALRGRYTLQQALQRLLGKSGLTAQERDEHTYLVLPAATSAVKEAAASDSAAVELASLQISSSRLNSDLVPQARQVNVIEREQLQQLRQGSDGLATLLAKSIPGMADSSRTITDYGQTLRGRTMLVLVDGVPLNTNRDSSRNLANIDPALIERIEVIRGSSAIYGAGATGGIISITTRPAGGEPRAQTTLSAVSPLSQLDSDGLGGQLQHHLSGAQGQVDYALDFGARHIGASYDAKGHRIAPEPSQGDLFDSNTYNIGGKLGLRIDDVQRIQLSASHYNAEQNSDYTSDPSVARLPPGSVAARPLSGLSLDEQNQIKNTLLNLEYAHTDILGGTLNAQLYYRDYFTRFTPFDARAVATRGRNVDQVMQNSEVFGSRVTLRTPIGSAGTTELLWGGDFNQERSDMPIDIFDPQVYDASGGRVFDKIGKLTYMPDLTSRSVGGFAQLQHKFNEHWSMEGGVRYEYATAEYDDFIPLSESAAAQPATVQGGEVHYDSVLSNLSVTYSPVAGQALYAAFSQGFQLPDIGVQLRNARRGFDIDSSNLEPVKTNNYELGWRGAVGEQTLASLAVFYTTSKLGDVQSFNNGLILTRTQERIYGVEGSADWLTGDERWGAGGSFTWMKGREQPDGGDWQDMTGYRIPPLKLTAYVQFKPSEVWSNRVQATYFDGDDYRLNGVASFGRRKVDGYTTVDLISQYQVTADDQVSVGIQNLFNRDYYPLYSQLMRNSNNTSHLPAPGTVLTASYTHQW; encoded by the coding sequence GTGAGTCAGCCCTTCCTGCGTGCGCCTGTGCGCCTGTCTTTGCTGGCCAGCGGCCTGCTGCTGAGCCAGTGGTCGCTGGCGCAATCGGCACCGGTCGATTTCGATGTGCCCGCCAGCTCGCTGGAAACATCCCTGAACGCCGTTGCCCGCCAATCCTCGGCGCAGATCCTCTTTGCCAGCGACATCACTGCCGGCAAGAGTGCACCTGCGCTGCGCGGGCGCTACACCTTGCAGCAAGCGCTGCAGCGGCTGCTGGGCAAGAGCGGGCTGACCGCCCAGGAGCGTGACGAACATACCTACCTGGTGCTGCCGGCCGCTACTTCGGCTGTTAAAGAAGCGGCCGCCAGCGATTCGGCTGCAGTGGAACTGGCCAGCCTGCAGATCAGCTCGTCGCGCCTGAACAGCGACCTGGTGCCGCAAGCCCGGCAGGTCAATGTCATCGAGCGCGAGCAACTGCAGCAGTTGCGCCAGGGCTCTGATGGCCTGGCCACCCTGCTGGCGAAAAGCATCCCCGGCATGGCGGACTCCAGCCGCACCATCACCGACTACGGGCAGACGCTGCGTGGCCGGACAATGCTGGTGCTGGTCGACGGCGTACCGCTGAACACCAACCGCGATTCCTCACGTAACCTGGCCAACATCGACCCGGCGCTGATCGAGCGCATCGAAGTGATTCGTGGCAGCAGCGCCATTTATGGCGCGGGGGCAACCGGCGGGATCATCTCCATCACCACCCGCCCGGCCGGTGGCGAGCCGCGTGCGCAAACCACCCTCAGCGCTGTATCGCCACTGAGCCAACTGGACAGCGACGGCCTCGGCGGGCAGTTGCAGCATCACTTGTCGGGCGCCCAGGGCCAGGTCGATTACGCCCTGGATTTTGGCGCCCGGCACATTGGCGCCTCCTATGACGCCAAAGGCCACCGTATAGCGCCCGAGCCGAGCCAGGGCGACCTGTTTGACTCCAACACCTACAACATCGGCGGCAAGCTGGGCTTGCGCATCGACGATGTGCAGCGCATCCAGCTGTCGGCCAGCCACTACAACGCCGAGCAGAACTCCGACTACACCTCCGACCCTTCGGTTGCCCGCCTGCCGCCAGGCTCGGTAGCGGCCCGGCCGCTGTCGGGGCTGTCGCTGGATGAGCAGAACCAGATCAAGAACACCTTGCTCAACCTTGAATATGCGCACACCGACATCCTCGGCGGCACGCTCAATGCGCAGCTTTACTACCGCGACTACTTCACCCGCTTCACGCCGTTTGATGCGCGGGCGGTGGCCACTCGCGGGCGCAATGTCGACCAGGTGATGCAGAACAGCGAAGTGTTCGGCAGCCGCGTGACCCTGCGCACCCCGATCGGCAGCGCCGGCACGACCGAGCTGCTGTGGGGCGGCGACTTCAACCAGGAGCGCAGCGACATGCCGATCGACATCTTCGACCCACAGGTGTACGACGCCAGCGGCGGCCGGGTGTTCGACAAGATCGGCAAGCTGACCTACATGCCCGACCTGACCTCGCGCAGTGTCGGTGGCTTTGCCCAGTTGCAGCACAAGTTCAACGAGCACTGGTCGATGGAAGGCGGCGTGCGCTACGAGTACGCCACCGCCGAGTACGATGACTTCATTCCGCTGTCGGAATCGGCCGCTGCCCAGCCGGCCACGGTGCAGGGCGGCGAGGTGCACTACGATTCGGTGCTGTCCAACCTCAGCGTCACCTACTCACCGGTGGCCGGCCAGGCGCTCTATGCGGCGTTCAGCCAGGGCTTCCAGCTGCCCGATATTGGCGTGCAACTGCGCAATGCCCGGCGCGGCTTTGATATCGATTCGTCGAACCTGGAGCCGGTGAAAACCAACAACTATGAACTGGGCTGGCGCGGCGCCGTGGGCGAGCAGACCCTGGCGTCGCTGGCGGTGTTCTACACCACCTCCAAGCTGGGTGATGTGCAGAGCTTCAACAACGGCCTGATCCTCACCCGCACCCAAGAGCGTATCTATGGCGTGGAAGGCAGTGCCGACTGGCTGACCGGCGATGAGCGCTGGGGCGCCGGTGGCAGCTTTACCTGGATGAAAGGCCGCGAGCAGCCGGACGGCGGCGATTGGCAAGACATGACCGGCTACCGCATCCCGCCGCTGAAACTGACCGCCTATGTGCAGTTCAAGCCCAGCGAAGTGTGGAGCAACCGCGTGCAAGCCACCTATTTTGACGGCGATGACTATCGCTTGAATGGCGTTGCCAGCTTCGGTCGGCGCAAGGTCGATGGCTACACCACGGTCGACCTGATCAGCCAGTACCAGGTGACGGCCGACGATCAGGTCAGTGTCGGTATCCAGAACCTGTTCAACCGCGACTACTACCCGCTGTACAGCCAGCTGATGCGCAACAGCAACAACACCAGCCATCTGCCGGCGCCGGGGACGGTGTTGACGGCGAGTTATACGCATCAGTGGTAG
- a CDS encoding YcxB family protein, with protein MELHFSITAAHLHTWMAERLEQELLKQDQQQARAMATFARWQSRLVGPLMFTLCVVGGLLAIYFPERRFTPQKVITLGLFVLLFIPLWWRFSGRWIKHLQARIAANHAKPRAPLRGLNQRLIEARLRAPLKSLESTYCLRFDEQGFSLDKAGAGTSSLAWEQIAQVLETPYCYLVASAPMVSQGQSLVIVKDSELMPPEQYQQGLRAFLGHCPVAPSTIVEATGHTDQGTDITDSEPASRNIGTNDSTVDTATTNAISR; from the coding sequence ATGGAACTGCACTTCAGCATCACCGCCGCCCATCTTCACACCTGGATGGCCGAACGGCTCGAGCAGGAATTGCTCAAGCAGGATCAGCAGCAAGCGCGGGCCATGGCCACCTTTGCCCGTTGGCAAAGCCGCCTGGTCGGCCCGCTGATGTTCACCCTGTGCGTGGTCGGCGGCTTGCTGGCGATCTATTTCCCCGAACGACGCTTCACCCCGCAAAAGGTCATCACCCTGGGGCTGTTCGTGCTGCTGTTCATCCCGCTCTGGTGGCGTTTTTCCGGGCGCTGGATCAAGCACCTGCAAGCACGCATCGCCGCCAACCACGCCAAGCCCCGGGCACCGTTGCGCGGGCTCAATCAGCGGCTGATCGAAGCCCGCTTGCGGGCGCCACTGAAATCGCTTGAAAGCACCTATTGCCTGCGCTTCGACGAGCAGGGCTTTAGCCTCGACAAAGCCGGTGCCGGCACCAGCAGCCTGGCCTGGGAGCAGATCGCGCAGGTGCTGGAAACGCCTTACTGCTACCTCGTGGCCAGCGCGCCGATGGTGAGCCAGGGCCAGTCCTTGGTGATTGTCAAAGACAGCGAGCTGATGCCGCCTGAGCAATACCAGCAAGGCTTGCGTGCGTTCCTCGGCCACTGCCCGGTGGCGCCCTCGACAATCGTTGAGGCCACCGGGCACACCGATCAGGGTACGGACATCACTGATAGCGAGCCGGCCAGCAGGAACATCGGCACGAACGACAGCACCGTGGACACCGCCACGACGAACGCCATCAGCCGATGA
- a CDS encoding RNA polymerase sigma factor, giving the protein MQVEPSKPTLLATLVRHYDELVDHVRRRFGERVFAREVVHDLCLQLLEKDEKQDVRTPVALLRKIAHDIAVSRYRSERRRQGWIIGVDALPEVASGAPSQERHLDAERTLALLTDAIANLPARCQAVFVMHKLHELPQAQVAERLGISLKTVEKHLRLGMNACRKHLASELLP; this is encoded by the coding sequence GTGCAGGTCGAGCCCAGCAAACCCACACTCCTGGCAACCTTGGTCCGTCATTATGACGAACTGGTGGACCATGTGCGCCGACGTTTTGGCGAGCGGGTGTTCGCCCGTGAAGTGGTCCATGACCTGTGCCTGCAGTTGCTGGAAAAGGACGAAAAACAGGATGTGCGCACGCCAGTGGCGTTGTTGCGCAAGATCGCCCACGACATTGCGGTTAGCCGCTACCGTAGCGAACGCCGTCGCCAGGGCTGGATAATCGGCGTTGATGCCTTGCCTGAGGTCGCCAGTGGCGCCCCAAGCCAGGAGCGCCATCTTGACGCTGAACGCACCCTGGCGCTGCTGACCGATGCGATTGCCAACTTGCCGGCGCGCTGCCAGGCGGTGTTCGTCATGCACAAACTGCACGAACTGCCGCAAGCGCAAGTGGCCGAACGCCTGGGCATCTCGCTCAAAACCGTAGAAAAGCACCTGCGCCTGGGCATGAACGCGTGCCGCAAGCACCTGGCCTCGGAGCTGCTGCCATGA
- a CDS encoding dTMP kinase, which produces MNRLLFVSLDGPKGTGKTTLLEAVTKALRADKHKVIRLCEKKSDPFRGATMALVNQLVRNPCRDLELAVCKRLADSRTWISAHVLSKQPADSIILIDRWYPSDAAFRRLVPFAEILQLNLERNVRVPDLHVGVVTDPEVSWARAAARNRGLNSTVMHRLEEHVASTQAFAQAVADNGWVLCRNEGTIEEATRQVVSSIYAVLH; this is translated from the coding sequence ATGAACCGTCTGCTGTTTGTTTCCCTCGATGGGCCCAAGGGCACCGGCAAGACCACGCTCCTGGAGGCCGTGACCAAAGCCTTGCGCGCCGACAAGCACAAGGTGATCCGCCTGTGCGAGAAAAAAAGCGACCCCTTTCGCGGTGCAACCATGGCCCTGGTCAACCAGCTGGTGCGCAATCCCTGCCGGGATCTGGAACTGGCCGTGTGCAAGCGTCTGGCCGATAGCCGCACCTGGATATCCGCGCATGTGCTGAGCAAACAGCCCGCCGACAGCATCATCCTCATCGATCGCTGGTACCCGTCCGATGCGGCGTTTCGCCGTTTAGTGCCATTTGCCGAGATTCTGCAGTTGAACCTGGAGCGCAACGTACGGGTGCCGGACCTGCATGTCGGGGTGGTCACCGACCCTGAAGTGTCGTGGGCGAGGGCCGCAGCACGCAACCGCGGGCTGAACAGCACGGTGATGCACAGGCTCGAAGAGCACGTGGCGAGTACCCAGGCGTTCGCGCAGGCGGTTGCCGATAACGGCTGGGTGCTGTGCCGCAATGAAGGCACGATCGAGGAAGCCACCCGCCAGGTGGTTTCGTCGATCTATGCAGTCCTGCACTAG
- a CDS encoding AEC family transporter, protein MHAATALAAIAPSFILILIGVVLRRGEWLDSGFWKGAEKLTHWLFFPAYLVHTIATAGAMGSTAKSTVLILGAVTLVITLGVLLGCRYLRVVHATFTSIMQGSVRFNSFIFLSVASQLLTPEDYGVAAVVVAYMVAISNTVVLLAFGSRDGSVWGIVLKVCLNPLILASGAGLALNLSGVLLPQALAQPLSALGAPALPLSLICVGAALQIPSGEFARLCKTGLLTASIRLGLFPLLAYALISAWPVPPLVATLVLLYSVAPCASNSYVLATQYGGDHRLMAFVVAVSTVLSFVPMFLLAGSLSVMSVP, encoded by the coding sequence ATGCATGCAGCAACAGCACTGGCGGCCATTGCGCCGTCATTCATATTGATCCTGATCGGTGTCGTGCTCAGGCGTGGCGAGTGGCTGGACAGCGGCTTCTGGAAGGGCGCCGAGAAGCTCACCCACTGGCTGTTCTTTCCGGCGTACCTGGTGCATACCATCGCCACCGCCGGCGCCATGGGCAGCACGGCCAAATCGACGGTGCTGATCCTCGGTGCGGTCACCCTGGTGATTACCTTGGGCGTACTGCTTGGCTGTCGCTACCTGCGCGTGGTGCATGCAACCTTCACCTCGATCATGCAGGGCTCGGTGCGCTTCAACAGTTTCATCTTCCTGTCGGTGGCCTCGCAGTTGCTCACGCCCGAGGACTACGGCGTTGCAGCGGTGGTGGTTGCCTACATGGTGGCGATTTCCAATACCGTGGTATTGCTGGCGTTCGGCAGCAGGGACGGCTCGGTGTGGGGGATTGTCCTGAAGGTTTGCCTCAACCCGCTGATCCTCGCCAGTGGCGCGGGGCTTGCCCTCAACCTGAGCGGCGTGCTGCTGCCGCAAGCGCTTGCCCAGCCGCTGAGCGCACTGGGTGCACCGGCCTTGCCGTTGAGCCTGATCTGCGTCGGGGCGGCCTTGCAGATACCCAGCGGCGAGTTTGCCCGCTTGTGCAAGACCGGCTTGCTCACTGCCAGCATCCGCCTGGGGCTGTTCCCGCTGCTGGCCTATGCGCTGATCAGCGCCTGGCCCGTGCCGCCCTTGGTCGCCACGCTGGTGCTGCTGTACTCGGTGGCGCCCTGTGCGAGCAATTCATATGTGCTGGCAACCCAGTATGGTGGCGATCATCGGCTGATGGCGTTCGTCGTGGCGGTGTCCACGGTGCTGTCGTTCGTGCCGATGTTCCTGCTGGCCGGCTCGCTATCAGTGATGTCCGTACCCTGA
- a CDS encoding FecR domain-containing protein, with protein MSRKPQDYREEDEALARFREELKQRFPLPAPTPTKRKRATGKTLGLVVLALAAGALWLDPAYQTQHIASQVGQRQALQLADGSQVLLDSDSALTISWHLRTRQVELQRGQALFQVSPRVYRPFLVDAGGAGVRVVGTRFNVNRNGQDVQVTVAEGKVAVRGRATEVVTLLEPGQQLRVRDGVAGPMTRVSADDVTAWKDNRLVFASTPLAEVIATLQRYHRQPIRLIDPGMARLPVSGVFDSEHVERLLALLPAILPVSVATAADGAVLINSRDTKK; from the coding sequence ATGAGCCGCAAGCCCCAGGACTACCGCGAAGAAGACGAAGCCCTGGCGCGCTTTCGCGAGGAGCTCAAGCAGCGATTCCCGCTGCCGGCGCCAACACCCACCAAGCGCAAGCGCGCCACCGGCAAAACCCTGGGGCTGGTTGTGCTGGCCCTGGCGGCGGGCGCGCTGTGGCTGGACCCTGCGTATCAGACTCAACATATCGCCAGCCAGGTCGGCCAGCGCCAGGCCCTGCAACTGGCCGACGGCAGCCAGGTGCTGCTCGACAGCGACAGCGCGCTGACCATCAGTTGGCACCTACGCACCCGCCAGGTCGAGCTGCAACGGGGCCAGGCGTTGTTCCAGGTGTCGCCGAGGGTCTACCGGCCGTTTCTGGTCGATGCCGGCGGGGCAGGGGTGCGGGTGGTCGGCACCCGCTTCAACGTCAACCGCAACGGGCAAGACGTGCAGGTAACCGTGGCCGAAGGCAAGGTCGCGGTGCGCGGGCGTGCCACCGAGGTGGTGACGTTGCTCGAACCTGGCCAGCAACTGCGCGTGCGCGATGGCGTCGCGGGCCCGATGACCCGGGTCAGCGCCGATGATGTCACGGCCTGGAAAGACAACCGCCTGGTGTTCGCCAGCACGCCGCTGGCCGAGGTCATCGCCACGCTGCAGCGCTATCACCGCCAGCCAATCAGGCTGATCGACCCGGGCATGGCCCGCTTGCCGGTATCCGGGGTGTTCGACAGCGAGCATGTCGAGCGCCTGCTGGCGCTGTTGCCGGCAATCCTGCCGGTCAGCGTTGCGACCGCGGCCGATGGTGCGGTGCTGATCAACTCCCGCGACACGAAAAAATAA
- a CDS encoding nuclear transport factor 2 family protein, translated as MALTLDDLVEIEHIKQLKYRYFLAVDCHDWTALEACLAEDLTTALDGGKYSFDSRAAFIEGLKAILDRPTFLCKHHGHHPQIEMLSADTARGSWYLEDHAIDLEGDWMLHGTALYQDDYVKRDGRWLIVATGYQRLFETLTSPIPAQFKVTANLFDRP; from the coding sequence ATGGCCCTTACTTTGGACGACCTTGTCGAGATCGAGCACATCAAGCAGCTCAAGTACCGTTACTTTCTTGCGGTTGATTGCCATGACTGGACGGCACTGGAGGCGTGCCTTGCCGAAGACCTGACCACCGCCCTGGACGGCGGCAAATACAGCTTCGACAGCCGGGCAGCCTTTATTGAAGGGCTCAAGGCGATACTCGACCGGCCGACGTTCCTGTGCAAACACCACGGGCACCATCCGCAGATCGAAATGCTCTCGGCCGACACCGCGCGTGGCAGCTGGTACCTGGAAGATCACGCCATCGACCTTGAGGGCGACTGGATGCTGCACGGCACGGCGCTGTACCAGGATGACTACGTCAAGCGTGACGGGCGCTGGTTGATCGTTGCCACAGGCTACCAGCGCCTGTTTGAAACCCTGACCTCACCGATACCTGCACAGTTCAAGGTCACTGCCAACCTGTTTGACCGGCCCTAG
- a CDS encoding ABC transporter ATP-binding protein, producing the protein MLQIFERRLDPFPPDEVPPPPVGLLRFLWACTRGARGYVLALALLSASVSIYEAWLFAFLGQVVDLLSTWQAGGATDGEERRVLWGIGIVLLTSIGLVALRTMVQHQVLAINLPLRLRWDFHRLMLRQSLSFFSDEFSGRVTTKVMQTALAVREVLFTLIEIIPGIGVYFIAIIALAGGFALKLMLPFIAWVALFGLAMLYFVPRLGKVGQEQAHARSSMTGRISDAYTNITTVKLFSHSKREAHFARAAMEDFKQTGFRQMRLVSQFEIVNQALVVALIIGAGGYALWLWHQGDVGTGAVAAITAMALRINGMSHWIMWQMTALFENIGTVQDGMATLTRGPKVQDAPNAGVLQTRGGAVSFDNVSFNYNGERQVLDGLNLNIRAGEKVGLVGRSGAGKSTLINLLLRFYDVDKGVIRIDGQNIAEVTQDSLRSAIGMVTQDTSLLHRSIRDNIAYGRPDATDAQIRAAAYHAQADGFISQLSDKQGHSGYDTLVGERGIKLSGGQRQRIAIARVMLKNAPILLLDEATSALDSEVEVAIQESLGEMMQGKTVIAIAHRLSTIAAMDRLIVMDEGRIIEQGTHAELLGRNGTYARLWQHQSGGFLGEDQGLALAEE; encoded by the coding sequence ATGCTGCAGATCTTTGAACGCCGCCTCGACCCCTTCCCGCCCGACGAAGTACCGCCGCCACCGGTAGGCCTGTTGCGCTTTTTGTGGGCCTGCACCCGTGGTGCGCGCGGCTATGTGCTTGCGCTCGCGCTGCTCAGTGCCAGTGTGTCGATCTACGAAGCCTGGTTGTTCGCCTTTCTCGGCCAGGTGGTCGACCTGCTCTCGACCTGGCAGGCCGGTGGCGCCACCGACGGCGAGGAACGGCGCGTGCTGTGGGGCATCGGTATCGTGCTGTTGACCAGCATCGGCCTGGTGGCGCTGCGCACCATGGTCCAGCACCAGGTACTGGCGATCAACCTGCCGCTGCGCCTGCGCTGGGACTTCCACCGGCTGATGCTGCGCCAGAGCCTGTCGTTCTTTTCCGATGAGTTCTCCGGGCGGGTGACCACCAAGGTGATGCAGACCGCCCTCGCCGTGCGCGAAGTGCTGTTCACCCTGATCGAGATCATCCCCGGCATCGGCGTGTACTTCATCGCCATCATCGCCCTGGCCGGTGGCTTCGCCCTCAAGCTGATGCTGCCTTTTATTGCCTGGGTGGCGTTGTTCGGCCTGGCCATGCTGTACTTCGTGCCGCGCCTGGGCAAGGTCGGGCAGGAGCAGGCCCATGCCCGCTCTTCAATGACCGGGCGAATCTCCGACGCTTACACCAACATCACCACGGTCAAGCTGTTTTCCCACTCCAAGCGTGAAGCGCACTTCGCCCGCGCGGCGATGGAAGATTTCAAGCAGACCGGCTTTCGCCAGATGCGCCTGGTCAGCCAGTTCGAAATCGTCAACCAGGCGCTGGTGGTGGCCTTGATCATCGGCGCCGGCGGCTACGCCCTGTGGTTGTGGCACCAGGGTGACGTCGGCACCGGCGCGGTGGCGGCGATTACCGCCATGGCCCTGCGCATCAATGGCATGTCGCACTGGATCATGTGGCAAATGACCGCGCTGTTCGAGAACATCGGCACCGTGCAGGACGGCATGGCCACCCTCACCCGCGGCCCCAAGGTGCAGGATGCGCCGAACGCCGGCGTGCTGCAGACCCGCGGCGGCGCGGTGAGTTTTGACAATGTCAGCTTCAACTACAACGGCGAGCGCCAGGTGCTCGACGGCCTCAACTTGAACATCCGCGCCGGCGAAAAGGTCGGTCTGGTGGGCCGCTCCGGCGCCGGCAAGTCGACGCTGATCAACCTGCTGTTGCGCTTCTACGACGTCGACAAGGGGGTGATTCGCATCGACGGCCAGAACATCGCCGAGGTCACCCAGGACAGCCTGCGCAGCGCCATCGGCATGGTCACCCAGGATACTTCCCTGCTGCACCGCTCCATCCGCGACAACATCGCCTATGGCCGCCCGGATGCCACTGATGCGCAAATCCGCGCGGCGGCCTACCACGCCCAGGCCGATGGCTTTATCAGCCAGCTGAGCGACAAGCAGGGCCATAGCGGCTACGACACCCTGGTCGGCGAGCGCGGTATCAAGCTCTCGGGCGGCCAGCGCCAACGCATTGCCATCGCCCGGGTGATGCTCAAGAACGCGCCGATCCTGCTGCTCGACGAGGCCACCAGCGCGCTGGATTCGGAAGTGGAAGTAGCAATCCAGGAAAGCCTCGGCGAAATGATGCAAGGCAAGACCGTCATCGCCATCGCCCACCGGCTCTCGACCATCGCGGCCATGGACCGGCTGATCGTCATGGACGAGGGGCGCATAATCGAGCAAGGCACCCACGCCGAACTGCTCGGGCGCAACGGCACCTATGCACGGCTGTGGCAGCACCAGAGTGGCGGCTTTCTGGGTGAGGATCAGGGGCTGGCGCTGGCCGAGGAATAG
- a CDS encoding fimbrial protein, giving the protein MRTWALTTVACLAAACWLPASVAAEDNMYFRGTLAEEPCTLAVEDQAIELDFSSVSDKDLYLNRRTLARPIVLHLQSCDMSLGKRLVSITFSGTESGELPGLLMLQGTTTGVAIGLETARGTALALNQLQPLGELVSGDNLIGFSAYLQGEPEALDNRTIGLGALEASLTFALSYD; this is encoded by the coding sequence ATGCGCACGTGGGCCCTGACCACCGTCGCCTGCCTCGCGGCCGCCTGCTGGTTGCCGGCGAGCGTTGCAGCCGAGGACAACATGTACTTTCGCGGCACCCTGGCCGAAGAACCCTGCACCCTGGCCGTCGAAGACCAGGCCATCGAGCTGGATTTCAGCAGCGTCAGTGACAAGGACCTGTACCTGAATCGCCGTACCCTCGCCCGGCCCATCGTGCTGCACCTGCAGAGCTGCGACATGAGCCTGGGTAAACGCCTGGTCAGCATTACCTTCAGCGGCACGGAAAGCGGCGAACTACCGGGCTTGCTGATGCTGCAGGGCACTACCACAGGGGTGGCCATCGGGCTTGAGACGGCGCGGGGAACTGCCCTGGCGCTGAACCAGTTGCAGCCGCTGGGTGAGCTGGTCAGCGGCGACAACCTGATCGGCTTCAGCGCCTACCTGCAGGGTGAACCCGAGGCGCTGGACAATCGCACCATCGGCCTGGGCGCGCTCGAAGCATCGCTGACCTTTGCCCTGAGCTACGACTGA